The genome window ATTTCGAAGTGACAGATCAACTATTAaagtttgttgaaaaatattCCCTCCTACAATACGTCAGAACCAATTCTGAAGTGGTTGATGTTAAAAAATCCACCGATGGTCTTGACCAATGGATAGTTACTGTTAGAGAAACTGACACCAAAACGGGCATTGACAAGTGGTACTCACAAAGATTTGACAAGGTTGTCGTTAGTAATGGTCATTATTCTATTCCTCACAttccaagaattgaagGTCTATCAAAATGGAACAAGCGTGCTCCCGGTTCCATTTCACATTCGAAAGCTTTCAGAGATGAGTCTATTTTTAAGAATAAGAGGGTTGTGTTTATTGGTACTGGGCTCAGTGGTATTGACATTCTACAGTACGCTTTCCCACTAGCTAAAGAAGTAATCGTGGCTAGAACTCCCgggaagaaagaaatattcGAATGGCTAGGTAGGGCAGCATGCAGTGAAGGTATCGTTGTGAAGCCAAGAATTTCTTCTGTTGATTACGAAAACGGCAAGACAGTAAAGTTCGTAGATGGTACAGAGATTCAAGATGTTGATTTATTAGTATTCTCAACTGGTTATCACTGGCGCTACCCATTCTTGAACGAAGATGATACTGGAATTTCCATAATAAATGAAGATGGAAGCAAGAAAATTGCAACACATACTTCTTTAGTAGATGGATTATTCAAGAGTACTTTCTCGAATAAAGATCCCTCCCTGGCATTTATTGGTGTCCTGATGACACAATTCAAGTGGCCCTCTTTTGAATTCGAAGCAGCAATTATAGCTGCGGTATGGTCTGGTTACGCAAAACTTCCTCCCTTGGAAAAGAGACTCGAAGAACACAAGAAGAGACTGGCAGAGACTGGCACAAATCTCGGTTACCATTTCTTCCCAGATCATGAGTTTGTTCGCTACGTAGATGACGCGAAATATTTACTGCCTGCAAACAGAAGGTCTGAGGATATATTTGATCCTACCTACATTGACGAGCAATTAGAGTCTGTCAAGGTGGCCGAGAAGCTTTTCCATGAgctaaaagaaaatactATCAGTGTCCACGAAACAGAGTGAATCACATTGAGTAGATTGTGTAATCTGTAATCACTAATTACTTCGTCAGTAGATATTTAGtgttgaaggaaaataaacTAAACGAAAATActtgttcttctgctgAGTAATCTTTCATCATGATATCATAAATCATCACTCAGCAAGCGCATAGGGTACTACCTTGAATATTGCATCCCGAATGAGGTTTTTGTAGGTACCACCCTTGAGATCAGATTTATCAGTATTTTGCagtgctttttttttcttaccATGTTGCGAGGAAGTGGTTTTGCGATGCATGCAGCATCACTCCAGAATAAGTAATAAGCTTTTTGCCTCAAAAAGTACTTTTTCAACATAGAAAAGACGCAGTACTACAAGAGAACTAAGCTTCTGAAGGCCCCACCCTTTGATTTGCTTTGTTTCgttgaattgaattcaaaACGCGAAATCCCCGATGTTAATGAGAATTGGTAGTTGAAAGAGGGGGGTCTTTGAAATATTAATATGATTGTGTCTAcacaaagaagaagttcatAGCCCCCTCCCTTTGAaatagttttttttgtttctctaacaaaagaacaacGTAAGCCCCCTCCctttaaaattaaaatatctgcaaaatattcttctttcttgtccctcttttccttgatgGGAGCAACAAGATTATTTAATGGTTTCATATTGAAAGGGGGAACCCTTGAAATTAAAACTTAATCAGCATCAGTGTTGTCAAATCATAAGGGTACCCCCTTTGTATATTTAACTGTTCCTTTTTAGTTATTTATCGCGAACATTTCTTCGCTTACAAAAGTTAACAGCTGTAGATCGTTGCTTTCTTACTTGTTCTTTGCTACTTCAGATTTTTGCTTTCTTTGAACATCTTCTTTACTCGCCCGTTGTTGGAGTGCATACATGTTTTTGAGATACTTTTAGTCAAGAACTATTATTTTATACACAAATATGGCCTAGTCACGTCGTGATTTTTATCAATTATATTTACCGGCAAGTAACACTATGTGAGTTAAAAGCTTaatatgatgaagatgaacaCCTTCATTTCGTAAATCTTATTGCCTCTAGAATAGATTGCTATTTAAACAACATTAGATGTTACTATTTGCGCGAGAAGAGCAGAACTAAAGGTAACCATTTATCTAGTTACTCATTTAGAAGATTGGAAGATCTAAGAGAAAATATCTATATTTACAATGCGCTTATAGCTATGCAAATAAAAGATTTGAATCTGGGTAGCCTTTGGATTATAGAGATTAGGCAAAATTGGAGCCTTCAAAGTACTTCTCTCTtcaactaaaaaaaaaaagaaagattctGAATGTTCTTATAGCTTGTTTTCCCTTGATTTATTTTGGCGTGTTCAGTTGAAACCTCAAAAAGACACGAGCACAATGTAAATATTTCGAGTGCATTACCATATACCTGGTGATAAAAATAAGTCAAAAGGGTAGGATGATTTAGTATATATTCCGcaatataatattatgtGTTTTTCTCTACCTTGTGAAGTTAAACTATAGGAACAACTATATGAATAACATGTATAGCGGTTCTTTGGAGTAGTAGATCTAAAATCAGGAATAAGTAACTATGTAAGAATAAAGTTGTGgactgaagaagagaaatgaACTAGCAACACTCATTTTGGGGTCCAAAACATAGTTGGGTGTATTTCTGTGAGTTTGAAGTAGCGTTCTTGTGTAATAAGCTTTAAAGCTCTAATGGGCACCCGTTTATACATACCTCTGGTTTAAATAGTTTAATCATACTTTTAATGAGAAGGTATTATAATgataaattaaaaattgGTAAAGTGATggatattttatttaatatGGTATTCTCGAATGATTATGAACCAGGTAGTGTATCTGGATTTGGTAACAGTTATAACAGTGAGTTTAATATGCTGCTTGGTGTTGGAAACGCTTTGAAAGCGCTGACTGAAGTTATTGGACCAGATCTTCGGAATATTAGGGTAAAATTTAAAGCAGTGCTGTCATCACTTAATATGTGTCCGTGTTCTGATGTTCAGGCAGTTTCATTAAAGATAAGTGAATTAGTATCCATGTTCAAGATGGAAACATTATTTAACTTTAAAATGTCGATGTTGATTGTGAGGTCGTTAATTTTgtcatttttgaagagaGGTATGCCTAGGTCAGGTTTTAAGGTTTCGGTGGAATATTTATTGGAAATGGGCAATTATGAAGATGTCGTTTTAAATCGTTTAGTTTTCACTTcgtttttggtttttccaAAGTATAGAAGCCTAAgaaaatacatatatggATGGCTCAAGCATGAGAATAGATTAAACGTTTTATTAAAGATACCTGATATGAGTCCTTATGCATTGCAATTTTTATTGGAGGTGTATCGTGATTTAATAGGtaaagatgaagatttgagttcaatattaaaaatatgcTATACAGCGTCTGTCTCAAATATT of Kluyveromyces marxianus DMKU3-1042 DNA, complete genome, chromosome 3 contains these proteins:
- the fmo1 gene encoding thiol-specific monooxygenase, producing MTQGEKSGTSVAIIGAGAAGLTGLFELLHTKKGGSTSLKYNSDGSLDEQTSINDDPAFGDIVVFEQSEKVGGVWNPSFDETDVIPQELFDTERYDDPTVLRPKTKIPDGFSNQPYAEPLKIPISESVEAPIKWNRSGIYKSLFSNVARRYLRNSFIPLNPNEEGKSSSKKNRPIDPFITNFEVTDQLLKFVEKYSLLQYVRTNSEVVDVKKSTDGLDQWIVTVRETDTKTGIDKWYSQRFDKVVVSNGHYSIPHIPRIEGLSKWNKRAPGSISHSKAFRDESIFKNKRVVFIGTGLSGIDILQYAFPLAKEVIVARTPGKKEIFEWLGRAACSEGIVVKPRISSVDYENGKTVKFVDGTEIQDVDLLVFSTGYHWRYPFLNEDDTGISIINEDGSKKIATHTSLVDGLFKSTFSNKDPSLAFIGVLMTQFKWPSFEFEAAIIAAVWSGYAKLPPLEKRLEEHKKRLAETGTNLGYHFFPDHEFVRYVDDAKYLLPANRRSEDIFDPTYIDEQLESVKVAEKLFHELKENTISVHETE
- a CDS encoding AP-1 accessory protein LAA1; amino-acid sequence: MRRYYNDKLKIGKVMDILFNMVFSNDYEPGSVSGFGNSYNSEFNMLLGVGNALKALTEVIGPDLRNIRVKFKAVLSSLNMCPCSDVQAVSLKISELVSMFKMETLFNFKMSMLIVRSLILSFLKRGMPRSGFKVSVEYLLEMGNYEDVVLNRLVFTSFLVFPKYRSLRKYIYGWLKHENRLNVLLKIPDMSPYALQFLLEVYRDLIGKDEDLSSILKICYTASVSNIPSLQVSGLELVKKILDVYEDVVDPEDESSYLLEQYTALITGVVNPLFSRPSYPEVICCAFDICAVSLSNRVVSYLVDGLLEVAENKPILKIGASEFPLNKKQLQVKLSILRAWANTKGDFVKEYLNVLVPLWIITIREHYSPEIVDSLCAQDPSIINNFDLEGFVFVMFGEILP